The Streptomyces sp. NBC_01268 genome window below encodes:
- a CDS encoding alpha/beta hydrolase produces the protein MPISAAQRAALLTATTVLLAAGCSDGGDSGAAAPASSGPSGLDRLAAQKLEWSPCLPPSPAEGGGPAPSPLPDGAKWECSFMTAPLDYAKPDGDTVDLALIRAKARDQQRRIGSLVFNFGGPGGSGITGLPSFASDFESLRSRYDLVSFDPRGVGRSEPVECATDKELDAYYALDFTPDDAAEERTLDEAQKKYAAGCEKDAGPELPYVGTENAARDMDLMRRVLGDDKLHYFGISYGTELGGVYAHLFPKNVGRAVFDAVVDPAAGVEEGALGQTKGFQLALDNFARDCVDRGDACVLPGDSVAGIEAFITELLARLDKKPIPGIGDRMLTQTQATNGIAQALYSKEFWPYLEQGLDEADGGNGALLLALSDSMNGRNQTGSYSNIQAANAAINCVDFKQRYTLGQAKERVPEFRQASAVFGDFMAWALSSCAQWPVPGTWEHPNVAAAGSAPILVIGNTGDPATPYAGARSMVDALGKGVGVELTYKGQGHGAYSSGNACVKGATDAYLLGGRVPASGTVCQ, from the coding sequence ATGCCGATCTCCGCAGCTCAGCGCGCCGCCCTGCTCACCGCGACCACCGTGCTCCTCGCCGCCGGGTGCTCGGACGGCGGAGACTCGGGTGCCGCGGCCCCCGCGTCCAGCGGGCCCTCGGGGCTCGACCGGCTCGCCGCGCAGAAGCTGGAGTGGTCCCCGTGCCTGCCGCCGTCCCCGGCCGAGGGCGGCGGGCCCGCGCCGTCGCCGCTGCCGGACGGCGCGAAGTGGGAGTGCTCGTTCATGACCGCGCCCCTCGACTACGCGAAGCCCGACGGCGACACCGTCGATCTGGCCCTGATCCGGGCCAAGGCGCGGGACCAGCAGCGCCGGATCGGGTCGCTGGTGTTCAACTTCGGCGGGCCCGGCGGCTCCGGCATCACCGGCCTGCCCAGCTTCGCCTCCGACTTCGAGTCGCTGCGCTCCCGCTACGACCTGGTCTCCTTCGACCCGCGCGGCGTCGGCCGCAGCGAACCCGTAGAGTGCGCGACCGACAAGGAACTCGACGCCTACTACGCCCTCGACTTCACGCCCGACGACGCGGCCGAGGAGCGCACCCTGGACGAGGCGCAGAAGAAGTACGCGGCCGGCTGCGAGAAGGACGCCGGGCCCGAACTCCCCTACGTCGGCACCGAGAACGCCGCCCGCGACATGGACCTGATGCGGCGGGTCCTGGGCGACGACAAGCTGCACTACTTCGGCATCTCGTACGGGACCGAGCTCGGCGGCGTCTACGCCCACCTCTTCCCGAAGAACGTGGGGCGCGCCGTGTTCGACGCCGTCGTCGACCCCGCCGCCGGGGTCGAGGAGGGTGCGCTCGGACAGACCAAGGGCTTCCAGCTGGCGCTCGACAACTTCGCCCGGGACTGCGTGGACCGGGGCGACGCGTGCGTGCTGCCCGGAGACAGCGTCGCCGGGATCGAGGCGTTCATCACCGAGCTGCTCGCCCGGCTCGACAAGAAGCCGATCCCCGGCATCGGCGACCGGATGCTCACCCAGACACAGGCCACCAACGGCATCGCGCAGGCGCTGTACTCGAAGGAGTTCTGGCCCTATCTGGAGCAGGGGCTCGACGAGGCCGACGGCGGCAACGGCGCGCTGCTGCTCGCCCTGTCCGACTCCATGAACGGGCGCAACCAGACGGGCAGTTACAGCAACATCCAGGCCGCCAACGCCGCCATCAACTGCGTGGACTTCAAGCAGCGCTACACGCTCGGGCAGGCCAAGGAGCGCGTCCCGGAGTTCCGTCAGGCCTCCGCCGTCTTCGGCGACTTCATGGCCTGGGCGCTGTCCAGCTGCGCCCAGTGGCCGGTGCCCGGCACCTGGGAGCACCCGAACGTCGCCGCCGCCGGTTCCGCCCCGATCCTGGTCATCGGCAACACCGGCGACCCGGCCACCCCGTACGCGGGAGCCCGCTCGATGGTCGACGCCCTCGGCAAGGGCGTCGGCGTGGAGCTGACGTACAAGGGACAGGGCCACGGCGCCTACAGCAGCGGCAACGCCTGTGTGAAGGGGGCCACCGACGCGTACCTCCTCGGCGGCAGGGTGCCGGCCTCCGGGACCGTCTGCCAGTAG
- a CDS encoding lysylphosphatidylglycerol synthase domain-containing protein: MGHDIQPPGQSPGEAPSNLPERVSGDEPLLAARVHRPSDLMRLLIGVLAIAVVLAIAAFAHGTTSGLEQDINKGAGGAPDVFVKIAGLVSSIAVLLVPVAFAIERLVKRDGLRIADGVLAAVLAHGVTLATDLWVANAAPGTIQDALTQPQSGGGLTDPVHNYLAPVIAYMTAVGMARRPRWRVVLWMVLLLDAFTMLVAGYTTALSIILTVLIGWTVAYGTLYAVGSPNVRPTGQTLLAGLRRVGFRPVTALRAEGVPDSADSSDRGRRYIVTLEDGPPLDVTVVDREQQAHGFFYRAWRRITLRTITTRRSIVSLRQALEQEALLAYAAIAAGANAPKLIATSELGPDAVMLVYEHLGGRTLDSLDDDEITDDLVRSAWRQVKALQSRRIAHRRLAGDAILVDRSGKVILTDLRGGEIAAGDLVLRMDIAQLLTTLGLRVGAERAVAAAVEVLGPDPIADCLPLLQPIALSRSTRAELRRLARERSAREREAVLAASETAKAVRAEARAQANLETDRKVARAERQADKKAEKRALDEALDEAREEDLLAQIRHQVLKIRPQAPVEPVRLERIKPRTLVSLIAGAVAAYFLLSQIARTPLSTVSQADWRWVAAAVVFSALSYVAAAMSLLGFVPERVGFWRTVVAQVAGSFVKIVAPAAVGGVALNTRFLQRAGVRPGLAVASVGASQLFGLGAHILLLLSFGYLTGTEKSQSFTPSRTVIAGLLTVAVLVLVVTAIPFMRKFVSTRLRSLFAGVVPRMLDVLQRPMKLVTGIGGMLLLTGAFVFCLDASIRAFGHGDQTVSYASVAVVFLAGNALGSAAPTPGGVGAVEGALTFGLVAVGLPIEVATPAVLLYRLLTLWLPVLPGWLCFNWLSRREAL; this comes from the coding sequence ATGGGGCACGACATCCAGCCTCCGGGGCAGTCTCCCGGCGAGGCGCCGTCCAACCTGCCCGAGCGCGTCTCCGGCGACGAGCCGCTGCTCGCCGCCCGGGTCCACCGCCCCTCGGACCTGATGCGCCTGCTGATCGGCGTCCTCGCCATCGCCGTCGTCCTCGCCATCGCCGCCTTCGCCCACGGCACGACCTCGGGACTGGAACAGGACATCAACAAGGGCGCCGGCGGCGCCCCCGACGTCTTCGTCAAGATCGCGGGGCTCGTCTCGTCGATCGCCGTCCTGCTCGTGCCGGTGGCCTTCGCCATCGAGCGGCTCGTCAAACGCGACGGGCTGCGGATCGCGGACGGCGTGCTCGCCGCGGTCCTCGCCCACGGCGTGACCCTCGCCACCGACCTGTGGGTGGCCAACGCCGCCCCCGGCACCATCCAGGACGCGCTGACCCAGCCGCAGTCCGGCGGCGGGCTCACCGACCCCGTGCACAACTACCTCGCGCCGGTCATCGCGTACATGACCGCCGTGGGCATGGCCCGAAGACCGCGCTGGCGGGTCGTGCTGTGGATGGTGCTGCTGCTCGACGCGTTCACCATGCTGGTCGCCGGGTACACCACCGCCCTCTCGATCATCCTGACCGTGCTGATCGGCTGGACCGTGGCGTACGGGACGCTGTACGCCGTCGGCTCCCCCAACGTCCGGCCGACCGGGCAGACGCTCCTCGCGGGCCTGCGCCGGGTCGGCTTCCGCCCGGTGACCGCGCTGCGTGCCGAGGGCGTTCCGGACTCGGCGGACAGCAGCGACCGGGGCCGCCGCTACATCGTGACCCTGGAGGACGGGCCGCCGCTCGACGTGACGGTCGTCGACCGCGAGCAGCAGGCCCACGGCTTCTTCTACCGGGCCTGGCGGCGCATCACCCTGCGCACCATCACCACCCGCCGCTCGATCGTCTCGCTGCGGCAGGCCCTGGAGCAGGAGGCGCTCCTCGCCTACGCGGCGATCGCCGCCGGCGCCAACGCGCCGAAGCTGATCGCCACCTCCGAGCTCGGCCCGGACGCCGTGATGCTCGTCTACGAGCACCTCGGCGGCCGGACCCTGGACTCGCTGGACGACGACGAGATCACCGACGACCTGGTGCGCAGCGCCTGGCGCCAGGTGAAGGCCCTGCAGTCGCGCCGCATCGCGCACCGCAGGCTCGCCGGGGACGCGATTCTGGTGGATCGTTCCGGCAAGGTGATCCTGACGGACCTGCGGGGCGGCGAGATCGCCGCCGGCGACCTGGTCCTGCGGATGGACATCGCCCAGCTGCTCACCACCCTGGGCCTGCGGGTGGGCGCCGAGCGGGCGGTCGCCGCGGCCGTCGAGGTGCTCGGCCCCGACCCCATCGCCGACTGTCTGCCGCTGCTCCAGCCGATCGCGCTGAGCCGCTCCACCCGGGCGGAGCTGCGCCGGCTGGCCCGGGAGCGGTCCGCGCGCGAGCGCGAGGCCGTGCTCGCCGCCTCCGAGACGGCCAAGGCGGTCCGGGCCGAGGCACGCGCCCAGGCGAACCTGGAGACCGACCGGAAGGTCGCCCGAGCGGAGCGGCAGGCCGACAAGAAGGCCGAGAAGCGGGCGCTGGACGAGGCCCTGGACGAGGCCCGCGAGGAGGACCTGCTCGCGCAGATCCGGCACCAGGTGCTGAAGATCCGGCCGCAGGCGCCGGTGGAGCCGGTCCGCCTGGAGCGGATCAAGCCGCGCACCCTGGTCAGCCTGATCGCCGGTGCCGTCGCCGCGTACTTCCTGCTCTCGCAGATCGCCCGTACCCCGCTGTCGACGGTCAGCCAGGCCGACTGGCGTTGGGTCGCGGCGGCGGTGGTCTTCTCCGCCCTCAGCTATGTGGCGGCGGCGATGAGCCTGCTCGGCTTCGTGCCCGAGCGGGTCGGCTTCTGGCGGACCGTGGTGGCGCAGGTCGCCGGCTCCTTCGTGAAGATCGTCGCCCCGGCGGCGGTCGGCGGTGTCGCCCTGAACACCCGCTTCCTCCAGCGCGCGGGCGTGCGCCCGGGTCTGGCGGTCGCCAGCGTCGGCGCCTCGCAGCTCTTCGGGCTCGGGGCGCACATCCTGCTGCTGCTGTCGTTCGGCTACCTCACCGGCACGGAGAAGTCGCAGTCGTTCACGCCGTCGAGGACCGTGATCGCGGGCCTGCTGACGGTCGCGGTGCTCGTCCTCGTCGTGACGGCCATCCCGTTCATGCGCAAGTTCGTCTCGACGCGGCTGCGCTCGCTCTTCGCGGGTGTGGTGCCGCGCATGCTGGACGTGCTCCAGCGGCCCATGAAGCTGGTCACCGGCATCGGTGGCATGCTGCTGCTCACCGGCGCGTTCGTGTTCTGCCTGGACGCCTCGATCCGCGCCTTCGGGCACGGCGACCAGACCGTCAGCTACGCCAGCGTCGCCGTCGTCTTCCTCGCGGGCAACGCGCTCGGCTCGGCGGCCCCGACCCCGGGCGGCGTCGGCGCGGTCGAGGGCGCGCTCACCTTCGGCCTGGTGGCGGTGGGGCTCCCGATCGAGGTCGCCACCCCCGCGGTGCTGCTGTACCGCCTGCTGACGCTGTGGCTCCCGGTGCTGCCGGGCTGGCTGTGCTTCAACTGGCTGAGCAGGCGCGAGGCGCTGTAG
- a CDS encoding MGMT family protein: protein MTRMENQELPELPEYAERVLQAAEEIPPGRVMTYGDVAEYVGEGGPRQVGRIMALYGGSVPWWRVVRADGALLPGHEARALGHYRAEGTPLRQPQGGGTPRLDMRRARWDGSAPQG, encoded by the coding sequence ATGACCCGAATGGAGAACCAGGAGCTGCCCGAGCTGCCCGAATATGCGGAACGGGTCCTTCAGGCCGCCGAGGAGATCCCGCCCGGCCGGGTGATGACCTACGGGGACGTCGCCGAGTACGTGGGGGAGGGCGGCCCGCGCCAGGTCGGCCGGATCATGGCGCTGTACGGCGGTTCGGTGCCCTGGTGGCGTGTGGTGCGGGCGGACGGCGCCCTGCTGCCCGGACACGAGGCACGTGCTCTTGGTCACTACCGCGCCGAGGGCACCCCGCTGCGGCAGCCCCAGGGCGGCGGCACGCCGCGCCTCGACATGCGCCGGGCCCGCTGGGACGGGTCGGCTCCGCAGGGCTGA
- a CDS encoding UvrD-helicase domain-containing protein, with translation MTSSSTLAAVRGPGAYRLVRTVPAPVRPPVLDAAQRAVVDHTDGPLLVLAGPGTGKTTTLVEAVAARLERGTDPERILVLTFSRKAAVELRDRMAARLGGRRPPQATTFHSYCYALIRAHQDAELFAEPLRLLSGPEQDLAVRELLAGQIDLEKAGLGRVGWPDELRACLTTRGFADEVRAVLARSRELGLGPRALEEFARRVGRPDWRAAAGFLAEYLDVLDLQGVLDYTELVHRAVLLADSADPAALPSYDAIFVDEYQDTDPAQVRLLRALAGRPAGAARGGGRATGGRTVLAFGDPDQSIYAFRGADVNGILDFPATFGGTVRVLGTSRRSGAGLLAATRLLTQRMPLPRLPADKARAHRELTPVRDGGRVEVYTYPTASTETENIADLLRRAHLEDGVPWHEMGVLTRAAAHLPSLRRALTSAGVPVETDAADTPLRHEPAVAPLLLALRAAAAGEARAGAGEARADDDPAARGDDADGGPAVGADGAVDGGSSGAHAHDGREEGPDGEAPEGPDGDVPEAPDGDAPDGDAHDAPSAVAQPAPGWLDVETAVALLASPLAGMDPADLRRLGRALRDEERAGGNAVPPPSDVLLARALAEPERLVAHDRSYARAARRLGELLRAARARLAAGGTAEEALWLLWDGTPWPGRLERASLRGGPAGRNADRDLDAVCALFETAARAEDRVGGRGALNFLEELDAQDIAADTLTRRHIRPDAVRLMTAHRSKGLEWRLVVVAGVQEGLWPDLRRRGSLLEADRIGRDGLAEPLTPGALLAEERRLFYVAATRARERLVVTAVKAPAEDGDQPSRFLTELGQEPKDVAGRPRRPLAVAALVAELRATTVDPDASPQLRAAAAERLARLAALTDEEGTPLVPAAHPDRWWGLAEPTRGSVPLRDRDHPVALSGSALDQLANTCALQWFLGREVKADAPATAAQGFGNVVHVLADEVASGRTAADLDVLMARLDSVWDGLAFDAPWKSSQEKENARVALERFLRWHVMDRAGRTPAATEHDFDVTLAAGAYQVRIRGSMDRVEADEQGRAYVVDFKTGKSAPTKDEVAHHPQLAVYQLAVREGAVDEVFGGRTPEPGGAELVQLRQAAPKKEGGDALPKIQAQEPLAGEWVGDLLASAAGRVLDERFTPSTGQHCTTCSFRASCSARPEGRHVVE, from the coding sequence GTGACTTCCTCCTCCACCCTTGCGGCCGTGCGGGGCCCCGGTGCGTACCGGCTGGTGCGGACCGTGCCGGCACCGGTGCGGCCCCCTGTGCTGGACGCAGCGCAGCGCGCGGTGGTTGACCACACGGACGGACCACTGCTGGTCCTCGCCGGACCCGGCACCGGGAAGACGACGACGCTGGTGGAGGCGGTCGCGGCCCGGCTGGAGCGCGGCACCGACCCCGAGCGGATCCTCGTCCTCACCTTCAGCCGCAAGGCGGCCGTCGAGCTCCGCGACCGGATGGCGGCCCGGCTGGGCGGGCGGCGGCCCCCGCAGGCGACGACCTTCCACTCGTACTGCTACGCCCTGATCCGCGCCCACCAGGACGCCGAACTCTTCGCCGAGCCGCTGCGGCTGCTCTCCGGACCCGAGCAGGACCTGGCCGTCCGCGAGCTGCTCGCCGGGCAGATCGACCTGGAGAAGGCGGGCCTCGGCCGGGTCGGGTGGCCCGACGAACTGCGCGCCTGCCTCACCACCCGCGGCTTCGCCGACGAGGTCCGCGCCGTCCTCGCCCGCTCCCGCGAGCTGGGCCTGGGGCCGCGCGCCCTGGAGGAGTTCGCCCGGCGGGTCGGACGCCCCGACTGGCGGGCCGCCGCCGGCTTCCTCGCCGAGTACCTGGACGTCCTCGACCTCCAGGGCGTCCTCGACTACACGGAGCTCGTCCACCGCGCCGTGCTGCTCGCCGACTCCGCCGACCCGGCCGCGCTCCCCTCGTACGACGCGATCTTCGTCGACGAGTACCAGGACACCGACCCGGCGCAGGTCCGGCTGCTGCGCGCGCTCGCGGGCCGGCCGGCCGGGGCCGCCCGGGGCGGCGGCCGGGCGACGGGTGGGCGCACGGTGCTCGCCTTCGGCGACCCGGACCAGTCGATCTACGCCTTCCGCGGCGCCGACGTCAACGGCATCCTCGACTTCCCCGCGACCTTCGGCGGCACGGTCCGCGTCCTCGGCACCTCCCGCCGCTCCGGCGCCGGCCTGCTCGCCGCCACCCGGCTGCTCACCCAGCGCATGCCGCTGCCCCGGCTCCCCGCCGACAAGGCACGGGCCCATCGCGAGCTCACCCCGGTACGGGACGGGGGCCGGGTGGAGGTCTACACGTACCCCACCGCCTCCACCGAGACCGAGAACATCGCCGACCTCCTGCGCCGCGCGCACCTGGAGGACGGCGTCCCCTGGCACGAGATGGGCGTCCTCACCCGCGCCGCCGCCCACCTCCCGTCCCTCCGCCGCGCCCTCACCTCCGCCGGCGTCCCCGTCGAGACCGACGCGGCCGACACCCCCCTGCGCCACGAACCGGCGGTGGCACCCCTGCTCCTCGCCCTGCGGGCGGCGGCCGCCGGCGAGGCGCGCGCGGGTGCGGGCGAGGCGCGCGCGGACGACGACCCGGCCGCCCGCGGGGACGACGCGGACGGCGGTCCCGCCGTGGGCGCCGACGGCGCCGTGGACGGGGGCTCCAGCGGCGCCCACGCCCACGACGGCCGGGAGGAGGGCCCCGACGGCGAGGCACCCGAGGGCCCCGACGGCGACGTGCCCGAGGCCCCTGACGGCGACGCACCCGACGGCGACGCCCACGACGCCCCGTCCGCCGTTGCTCAGCCCGCTCCCGGCTGGCTCGATGTCGAGACCGCCGTCGCGCTGCTCGCCTCGCCGCTCGCCGGCATGGACCCCGCGGACCTGCGGCGGCTCGGGCGGGCACTGCGGGACGAGGAGCGGGCCGGCGGGAACGCGGTGCCCCCGCCCTCGGACGTGCTGCTCGCGCGGGCGCTCGCGGAACCCGAGCGGCTGGTCGCGCACGACCGCTCGTACGCCCGGGCCGCCCGGCGGCTCGGCGAGCTGCTGCGCGCCGCCCGGGCGCGGCTCGCGGCGGGCGGCACCGCCGAGGAGGCGCTGTGGCTGCTCTGGGACGGCACGCCCTGGCCCGGGCGCCTCGAACGGGCCTCCCTGCGCGGCGGCCCCGCCGGCCGCAACGCCGACCGGGACCTCGACGCCGTCTGCGCCCTGTTCGAGACCGCCGCCCGCGCCGAGGACCGGGTCGGCGGACGCGGCGCGCTCAACTTCCTGGAGGAGCTCGACGCCCAGGACATCGCCGCCGACACCCTCACCCGCCGCCACATCCGCCCCGACGCCGTCCGCCTCATGACCGCGCACCGCTCCAAGGGCCTGGAGTGGCGCCTGGTCGTCGTGGCGGGCGTGCAGGAGGGCCTCTGGCCCGACCTGCGGCGGCGCGGCTCCCTCCTGGAGGCCGACCGCATCGGCCGCGACGGCCTCGCCGAGCCGCTGACGCCGGGCGCCCTCCTCGCCGAGGAACGGCGTCTCTTCTACGTCGCCGCCACCCGCGCCCGCGAACGGCTCGTCGTCACCGCCGTCAAGGCCCCCGCCGAGGACGGCGACCAGCCCTCCCGCTTCCTCACCGAACTCGGCCAGGAGCCCAAGGACGTCGCCGGACGCCCCCGCCGCCCCCTCGCCGTCGCCGCCCTCGTCGCCGAGCTGCGCGCCACCACCGTCGACCCCGACGCCTCCCCGCAGCTGCGCGCCGCCGCCGCCGAACGCCTCGCCCGGCTCGCCGCCCTCACCGACGAGGAGGGCACCCCGCTCGTCCCGGCCGCCCACCCCGACCGCTGGTGGGGCCTGGCCGAGCCGACCCGCGGCAGCGTGCCGCTGCGCGACCGCGACCACCCGGTGGCGCTCTCCGGCTCCGCCCTCGACCAGCTCGCCAACACCTGCGCCCTCCAGTGGTTCCTGGGCCGCGAGGTCAAGGCCGACGCCCCCGCCACCGCCGCGCAGGGCTTCGGCAACGTCGTGCACGTCCTGGCCGACGAGGTCGCCTCCGGCCGTACCGCCGCCGACCTCGACGTCCTCATGGCCCGACTGGACTCGGTGTGGGACGGCCTCGCCTTCGACGCGCCCTGGAAGTCCTCCCAGGAGAAGGAGAACGCGCGGGTCGCCCTCGAACGCTTCCTGCGCTGGCACGTCATGGACCGCGCCGGCCGCACCCCCGCGGCCACCGAGCACGACTTCGACGTCACGCTCGCCGCGGGCGCCTACCAGGTGCGCATCCGGGGCTCCATGGACCGCGTCGAGGCCGACGAACAGGGCCGCGCCTACGTCGTCGACTTCAAGACCGGCAAGTCCGCCCCCACCAAGGACGAGGTGGCCCACCACCCGCAGCTCGCCGTCTACCAGCTCGCCGTCCGCGAGGGCGCCGTCGACGAGGTCTTCGGCGGCCGGACACCCGAGCCGGGCGGCGCCGAACTCGTCCAGCTGCGCCAGGCAGCCCCCAAGAAGGAGGGCGGCGACGCCCTCCCGAAGATCCAGGCCCAGGAACCCCTCGCGGGCGAGTGGGTCGGCGACCTGCTGGCCTCGGCGGCGGGCCGCGTCCTCGACGAGCGGTTCACCCCCAGCACCGGCCAGCACTGCACCACCTGCTCCTTCCGCGCCTCGTGCAGCGCCCGCCCGGAGGGCCGGCACGTGGTGGAGTAG